A genomic stretch from Telmatocola sphagniphila includes:
- a CDS encoding LptE family protein, giving the protein MKAPRGTLERRSFLFFGAASLFASGCTSDGHLSILGYTSRPQYDTTIKTVYVPIFKNKAFQTGPSREEEMALTREVIKQIELKTPYKVVSDPDRADTELKGTILRFQKNLANRNQQNEVREIELVMVIEVVWRDLKTGKVLSNPAKSSTELPGPGFDPRVAPVETGPEKAMPVTLTSTGRALPEVGESNATAQQAAMSRLAVKVAQLMESPWNVSSANCPR; this is encoded by the coding sequence GTGAAAGCACCTCGTGGTACTCTCGAACGTCGCAGCTTCCTCTTTTTCGGGGCCGCCAGCCTATTTGCTTCCGGCTGCACTTCCGATGGTCATTTGAGTATCCTCGGCTACACCAGCCGACCGCAGTACGATACCACGATCAAGACGGTTTACGTGCCGATCTTCAAGAACAAAGCCTTCCAGACGGGGCCGAGTCGCGAAGAAGAGATGGCTCTGACGCGAGAAGTGATCAAACAGATCGAGTTGAAGACGCCCTACAAGGTGGTTTCCGATCCCGACCGAGCTGACACCGAATTGAAGGGAACTATCCTCCGATTCCAGAAAAACCTCGCCAACCGCAACCAGCAGAACGAAGTCCGCGAAATCGAACTGGTCATGGTGATCGAAGTCGTCTGGCGCGATCTGAAGACGGGCAAGGTCCTTTCGAATCCGGCAAAATCCAGCACCGAACTTCCTGGACCCGGATTCGATCCGCGCGTCGCTCCAGTGGAAACTGGCCCAGAAAAGGCAATGCCAGTCACCTTGACCTCCACTGGCCGAGCTTTGCCGGAAGTGGGCGAGTCGAACGCGACGGCCCAGCAGGCTGCCATGAGTCGTCTCGCAGTTAAAGTTGCTCAACTGATGGAAAGTCCCTGGAACGTATCCTCCGCCAATTGTCCCCGATGA
- the folP gene encoding dihydropteroate synthase, whose product MLIWKCRDLNLDLTQHALVMGILNVTPDSFSDGGQFALLDSALHQAEQMLAEGANLLDVGGESTRPGAEPVCVEEELRRVVPVVRELTRRTKAMISVDTTKESVARATLAEGAHIINDISACRFEPAILDPIREYRAGVILMHMQGTPQTMQLNPSYSDVVTEVRNFLQERIQFLVEAGIAADSIAIDPGIGFGKTHEHNMILLKELREFQKLRKPLCLGVSRKGFIGQITGKPRNDRVAGSVAVACDALTRQSAQIIRVHDVAPTVDAVRMIEAIRLS is encoded by the coding sequence ATGCTGATCTGGAAATGCCGCGATCTTAATCTCGATCTGACCCAGCACGCTTTAGTGATGGGTATTCTCAACGTCACACCCGATAGCTTTTCCGACGGCGGGCAATTCGCGTTGCTCGATTCCGCACTTCACCAGGCCGAACAGATGCTCGCGGAAGGAGCGAACTTGCTGGATGTCGGTGGAGAATCCACGCGTCCCGGGGCAGAACCCGTTTGCGTGGAGGAGGAACTGCGGCGAGTGGTGCCGGTAGTCAGAGAACTAACCAGACGAACCAAAGCAATGATATCTGTTGATACTACCAAGGAGTCTGTGGCCCGGGCGACGCTCGCCGAAGGAGCGCACATCATTAATGACATCTCTGCTTGTCGTTTTGAACCGGCTATTCTGGATCCAATCAGAGAGTATCGCGCCGGGGTGATTCTGATGCACATGCAAGGGACACCGCAGACGATGCAGCTGAATCCCAGTTACAGCGATGTGGTTACTGAAGTGCGGAACTTCCTTCAGGAGCGAATTCAATTTTTGGTGGAAGCCGGAATCGCGGCCGATTCCATTGCCATTGATCCGGGAATCGGCTTCGGTAAAACGCACGAGCACAACATGATTTTACTCAAAGAGCTTCGCGAATTTCAGAAGCTTCGAAAGCCGCTATGTCTGGGAGTTTCCCGGAAGGGATTCATCGGTCAGATTACCGGTAAACCGCGAAACGATCGGGTCGCTGGTTCCGTGGCCGTTGCCTGTGATGCCCTGACTCGCCAAAGCGCCCAGATTATTCGGGTTCACGACGTGGCTCCCACCGTGGACGCGGTCCGCATGATTGAAGCCATCCGGTTGAGCTAG
- a CDS encoding glutamate-5-semialdehyde dehydrogenase: MSAAFDPATSKLHEECQQLAQRAKSASWQAGLISSASKDRWLNLLADTILSKTPAILEANRKDLQQESAQYLTAALRERLRFDEKRIAEAAQGIRQVAALPDPVRQIISGQTRPNGLQIRKIRVPLGVIFFLYESRPNVTLDAAALCVKSGNAVILRGGKEAQHTNRVLGELIRESLKSCGISEEVVQLVQTTDRQAVDILLKMPEQIDLVIPRGGEGLIRKVTETTRIPVLKHFLGNCHVYVHESADLEMAERIVVNAKCQRPSVCNAMESLLVDRAIAPDFLPRIDKALTERGVELRACEVSQTYLKKSLLANESDFAAEFCDLILSIKTVCSFDEAISHINRYGSHHTDAIVTSELKAAQRFQREIDSAAVVVNASTRFNDGFELGLGAEIGISTDKLHARGPCGLEELTSYKYLVIGEGHVRE; this comes from the coding sequence ATGAGTGCCGCCTTCGATCCCGCAACATCCAAACTCCACGAGGAATGCCAGCAACTCGCCCAGCGAGCTAAATCCGCTTCCTGGCAGGCCGGGCTTATTTCCAGCGCGTCAAAAGATCGCTGGCTGAACTTGCTGGCGGATACAATTCTCTCAAAAACACCAGCGATTCTCGAAGCGAATCGGAAGGATCTTCAGCAGGAATCCGCTCAATACCTCACGGCCGCCCTGCGCGAACGGCTGCGTTTCGACGAGAAGCGGATCGCCGAGGCGGCTCAGGGAATACGGCAAGTTGCGGCGCTGCCAGATCCAGTCCGGCAAATTATCAGCGGACAAACGCGGCCCAATGGATTGCAGATTCGCAAGATTCGCGTACCCCTGGGGGTAATATTTTTCCTCTACGAATCTCGTCCTAATGTCACGCTCGATGCCGCGGCCCTCTGCGTAAAAAGCGGGAATGCCGTGATTCTACGCGGCGGCAAAGAGGCTCAGCATACCAATCGCGTGCTCGGTGAGCTGATACGCGAGAGCTTGAAGTCGTGTGGAATATCGGAGGAGGTCGTCCAGCTTGTGCAAACTACGGATCGGCAGGCCGTGGACATTCTTTTGAAGATGCCCGAGCAGATCGATCTCGTGATACCGCGCGGCGGCGAAGGACTCATTCGCAAAGTTACCGAAACGACGCGCATACCTGTTCTGAAACACTTCCTGGGGAACTGTCACGTTTACGTTCACGAGTCCGCGGATCTCGAGATGGCGGAGCGCATAGTCGTCAACGCGAAGTGTCAAAGACCCTCCGTTTGCAATGCGATGGAGAGTTTACTCGTAGACCGCGCCATTGCCCCAGACTTCCTACCCCGCATAGACAAAGCCCTGACGGAGCGCGGAGTCGAGTTGCGCGCCTGCGAAGTTTCCCAAACTTATCTGAAAAAATCGCTTCTTGCGAACGAGTCTGATTTCGCGGCTGAATTTTGCGATTTAATCCTGTCGATAAAAACTGTGTGCTCTTTCGATGAGGCGATAAGCCACATCAACCGATATGGGTCACATCATACTGATGCGATCGTCACGAGCGAACTGAAGGCAGCACAGCGGTTCCAGAGAGAGATCGACTCAGCCGCTGTGGTGGTGAATGCGAGTACCCGATTCAACGACGGATTTGAATTGGGGCTAGGTGCGGAGATTGGGATAAGTACCGATAAGCTGCACGCTCGGGGACCATGTGGTCTGGAAGAATTGACGAGTTACAAGTATCTTGTGATCGGTGAAGGGCACGTTCGGGAGTGA
- a CDS encoding HEAT repeat domain-containing protein, which produces MIVPILLAGLGGVSLLCYARRERLALPKSFLPSAPVPSPVSRQHLHLYKGGELNAVAVEAAKSHWREKLDRGNSHIADVALRPGLQFVIQVRALAELGGSEAAKVLERQLGRDLSDDPIEQSWYWIDLAQGLREMSHVKSLPSLLQHVDKALELPLGHLYAAELVSFPAFQEHLNNPLSSHGQACLRVLHATLTGIRQGYLSASLYVEAQLGEALHTLSEACPDSVDPLVARVFLESLRILRRNDHILQILREDPSKAQAYRWQSAYLKSAEPIIREYLHEIELDLGRNLALTRGREQSDLLKAIYDFHTDSSEIIVQLLQKDMIADRSLGFACLQHGKTTRATSALLYYTRTILNPKRSFWFGVHSFLETSKARVNENLAAIKALRAHPSMEAETILLQLTHTDSVYRPAALASLGWWEPIHRKPVIETLRRGMDDLATRDICLCALARLGELAAISELQNRLIDSNAEMIHQTIDLLMDEGVTYLWPDLDTLTEHDDTAVSSHAWEVIERMRENFLGPLD; this is translated from the coding sequence ATGATAGTCCCGATTCTACTAGCCGGCTTAGGAGGGGTTTCCCTTCTTTGTTACGCACGCCGGGAACGGCTTGCGCTTCCCAAATCTTTCCTGCCGTCGGCACCGGTGCCTTCACCGGTTTCCCGGCAGCATCTCCACCTTTATAAAGGGGGAGAATTAAATGCCGTCGCCGTGGAAGCCGCTAAATCCCACTGGCGCGAGAAACTCGACCGCGGCAATTCCCACATTGCCGATGTGGCACTACGGCCCGGGCTGCAGTTCGTCATTCAGGTTCGAGCGCTGGCCGAACTGGGCGGTTCCGAAGCCGCCAAAGTGCTGGAACGGCAGTTGGGCCGGGATCTCTCGGACGATCCGATCGAACAATCCTGGTACTGGATCGATCTCGCACAAGGGTTGCGGGAAATGTCCCACGTGAAAAGTCTTCCCAGCTTACTGCAGCATGTGGACAAAGCTCTGGAACTGCCGCTGGGACATCTCTACGCCGCCGAGTTGGTTTCGTTTCCCGCCTTCCAGGAACATCTGAACAATCCCCTATCCAGCCACGGACAAGCCTGTCTGCGCGTGCTGCATGCGACTCTGACGGGGATTCGGCAAGGGTATCTGAGCGCCAGCCTCTATGTGGAAGCTCAACTGGGAGAAGCTCTCCATACGCTCTCCGAAGCCTGTCCCGATAGCGTCGACCCTTTGGTGGCTCGCGTCTTCCTGGAAAGCCTGCGGATACTACGACGGAACGATCATATTCTGCAGATTTTGCGAGAAGATCCTTCCAAGGCTCAAGCCTATCGCTGGCAATCAGCTTACCTGAAATCCGCTGAACCGATCATCCGCGAATATCTGCACGAGATCGAACTCGACCTGGGTCGGAACCTGGCCCTGACCCGCGGACGGGAACAGAGCGATCTTTTGAAAGCGATTTACGACTTCCATACCGACAGTAGCGAAATCATCGTCCAACTGCTGCAAAAAGATATGATTGCGGATCGATCGCTCGGATTTGCCTGCTTGCAGCATGGCAAAACCACTCGGGCCACCAGTGCGTTGCTTTACTACACCCGGACAATCCTCAATCCCAAGCGATCCTTCTGGTTTGGCGTTCATTCGTTCCTGGAGACCTCGAAAGCTCGAGTCAATGAAAACCTCGCCGCCATCAAAGCACTGCGGGCACATCCTTCGATGGAAGCCGAAACCATTCTGCTGCAACTGACCCATACCGATTCGGTCTACCGGCCGGCCGCTTTGGCCAGCCTCGGCTGGTGGGAACCGATTCATCGCAAACCGGTTATCGAGACACTGCGAAGAGGTATGGACGATCTGGCCACCCGCGACATCTGTCTGTGCGCACTCGCTCGCCTGGGGGAACTGGCGGCCATCTCAGAGTTACAGAATCGACTGATCGATTCGAATGCAGAAATGATTCACCAGACGATCGATCTGTTGATGGACGAAGGCGTGACTTACCTTTGGCCTGATCTGGACACGCTGACCGAGCATGACGACACAGCCGTTTCGTCGCACGCCTGGGAAGTGATCGAGAGGATGCGAGAGAATTTCCTCGGCCCGTTAGATTGA
- the dnaK gene encoding molecular chaperone DnaK: MNFSVVGIDLGTTYSLAAYMRAGRPEVVRDAAGIALVPSAISFHSDGSVLVGPEAKARALEDPEHTIFSVKRLMGRNLDELKQELELIPHQIVERELDGGRKVLHVLIGDKEYTPVELSAMILREVRQRAGNPTKAVITVPAYFDDSQRQATRDAGRIAGLDVLRIVNEPTAAALAYGLDKKNRAKIAIYDLGGGTFDCSILSLDNGVFKVLSTNGDTFLGGDDFDRTIMREVARQANIDLATKRPTLLQAFKSAAEKAKIELSNKKEAVLVLKLPEESIDLQYKITRADFEKWVTPLVERTLAKCRSALRDAELTTTEIDEVVLVGGSSRLPIVREKVESFFHKKPHIELNPDEVVALGAAVQADILAGGSRDLLLLDVVPLSLGIETLGGVVDKIIHRNSTVPCQATTRYTTYVDNQTAIIVNIYQGERELTKDCRLLGKFKLGGIPPMPAQMAQVDVTFQVDANGMLTVSARENRSGQQASVTVQAKHGLSSDEVEKLVLASVEYAQEDFNMRRFIELKNKADADIRHTEKALAQTGLHLSEEQRRRIEEARGVLTQAMTVSDASKLQTALNAFGEATLPLAEQLMNTVVKASLSGTKPDDLDAGKL; this comes from the coding sequence ATGAATTTCTCAGTCGTTGGCATTGATCTCGGTACCACCTATTCCCTGGCCGCTTACATGCGAGCCGGCCGACCCGAAGTGGTCCGAGATGCCGCCGGTATCGCCCTGGTTCCCAGTGCAATCTCCTTTCACTCGGACGGTTCGGTCCTCGTCGGGCCCGAAGCCAAAGCGCGTGCCCTTGAAGATCCCGAACATACCATCTTCAGCGTCAAGAGACTGATGGGGCGGAACCTCGATGAACTGAAACAGGAACTCGAACTGATTCCCCACCAGATTGTGGAACGGGAACTCGACGGCGGCCGTAAGGTGTTGCATGTCCTCATTGGGGACAAAGAATACACTCCGGTGGAGCTTTCCGCGATGATCCTTCGGGAAGTTCGCCAGCGAGCCGGCAATCCCACCAAGGCGGTCATTACCGTCCCGGCCTATTTCGATGATAGCCAACGACAGGCGACGCGCGATGCCGGGCGCATTGCCGGCTTAGACGTGCTGCGTATAGTCAACGAACCGACGGCGGCCGCCCTCGCCTATGGTCTCGACAAGAAAAACCGGGCAAAAATCGCCATCTACGATCTGGGAGGTGGCACTTTCGACTGTTCCATCCTCTCGCTCGACAACGGTGTATTCAAGGTCCTTTCCACGAACGGGGACACCTTCCTCGGCGGTGACGATTTCGACCGGACCATCATGCGGGAAGTGGCTCGTCAGGCAAATATCGACCTCGCCACTAAACGGCCCACCCTGCTGCAAGCCTTCAAATCGGCCGCGGAAAAAGCCAAGATCGAACTTTCGAACAAGAAAGAGGCGGTGCTGGTTCTCAAGCTGCCCGAAGAAAGCATCGATCTGCAGTACAAGATCACGCGCGCCGATTTTGAGAAATGGGTCACTCCTCTGGTTGAACGCACACTGGCCAAGTGTCGCTCGGCTCTCCGCGACGCAGAGTTGACGACGACTGAAATCGATGAAGTCGTTCTCGTCGGCGGTTCGAGCCGGTTGCCGATAGTTCGCGAAAAAGTGGAATCTTTCTTCCACAAGAAGCCGCACATTGAACTGAACCCGGACGAAGTCGTCGCTCTCGGTGCGGCAGTACAGGCCGATATTCTGGCCGGCGGCAGTCGCGATCTGCTTCTGTTAGACGTGGTCCCCTTGTCCCTGGGGATCGAAACGCTCGGTGGCGTAGTGGATAAGATCATCCACCGCAATTCGACCGTGCCCTGCCAGGCCACCACTCGTTACACGACCTACGTCGACAACCAGACCGCCATCATCGTCAACATCTATCAGGGTGAGCGGGAGTTGACTAAAGATTGCCGACTGCTGGGCAAGTTCAAACTCGGCGGCATTCCGCCGATGCCCGCCCAAATGGCTCAAGTCGATGTCACTTTTCAGGTCGATGCCAATGGCATGCTAACCGTCAGCGCCCGGGAGAACCGGAGCGGCCAGCAGGCCAGCGTCACCGTGCAGGCCAAACATGGTCTTTCGAGTGATGAAGTGGAGAAATTAGTCCTGGCGAGCGTGGAATATGCCCAGGAAGATTTCAACATGCGTCGTTTCATCGAGCTCAAAAACAAGGCCGATGCGGACATTCGCCACACGGAGAAAGCACTAGCCCAAACGGGATTGCACCTGTCCGAAGAGCAACGCCGACGAATTGAAGAGGCCCGGGGAGTTCTGACTCAGGCGATGACGGTTTCTGACGCCAGTAAGTTACAGACGGCCCTGAATGCTTTTGGTGAAGCTACGCTTCCCCTGGCCGAGCAGTTGATGAATACGGTGGTCAAAGCTTCTTTGAGTGGCACCAAGCCGGACGATCTGGACGCCGGCAAGCTCTAA
- the hscB gene encoding Fe-S protein assembly co-chaperone HscB, which yields MRQLVLNVMNDIDYFELLGLPRQFDLNLQDVEANYLRRSRDNHPDYHQNSSSLDQQTSLQIASRLNEAYRILKEPFSRAEYLLTRLGGPPVSEVKEMPQEFLSETLELRMQLEELKDLKDQAGLDQLENDLLQRKKKMLQEVGKLFGESSVGDHLRTIRQKLNALKYVQGLIRDLRDI from the coding sequence TTGCGGCAGCTCGTTCTCAATGTAATGAATGATATCGACTACTTCGAACTGCTCGGACTTCCCCGGCAGTTCGATTTGAACTTGCAGGATGTCGAAGCCAACTATCTTCGCCGAAGCCGGGATAACCATCCCGATTATCACCAGAATAGTTCTTCTCTCGATCAGCAGACCAGCCTGCAAATCGCTTCCCGACTCAATGAAGCTTATCGGATTCTGAAGGAACCTTTCAGCCGGGCGGAGTACTTACTCACCCGGCTAGGCGGTCCTCCCGTTTCCGAGGTCAAGGAGATGCCGCAGGAGTTCCTTTCTGAAACATTGGAACTTCGCATGCAACTGGAAGAATTGAAGGATCTGAAAGATCAGGCGGGGCTGGATCAGCTTGAAAATGACCTTTTGCAGCGTAAAAAAAAGATGCTTCAGGAGGTCGGAAAATTGTTTGGTGAATCGTCCGTGGGAGACCACCTCCGGACGATCCGGCAAAAATTAAATGCCTTGAAATACGTTCAGGGCTTGATTCGCGACCTGCGAGACATTTAA
- a CDS encoding HesB/IscA family protein, with protein sequence MSATAELEVNTNAKAPAAPAVQLNISEKAASEVRRIIAEQKAAGVAENLYLRMRVVGGGCSGFQHKLDLDPTVNEKLDEVFEIHGIGVVVDKRSMLYLNGVVVDFHDDLNKRGFSVSNPTAKSTCGCGSSFSM encoded by the coding sequence ATGTCCGCTACAGCCGAACTCGAAGTTAACACCAACGCGAAAGCTCCCGCAGCTCCCGCGGTTCAACTGAATATTTCCGAAAAGGCCGCCAGCGAAGTTCGTCGGATTATCGCCGAGCAGAAAGCCGCCGGCGTGGCCGAAAACCTGTACCTTCGCATGCGAGTCGTCGGCGGGGGTTGCTCGGGTTTCCAGCACAAGCTGGACCTCGACCCGACCGTCAATGAAAAGCTCGATGAAGTGTTCGAAATTCACGGTATTGGTGTGGTCGTTGACAAGCGATCCATGCTGTACCTCAACGGCGTGGTCGTCGACTTCCATGACGATCTGAACAAACGAGGCTTCAGCGTCAGCAATCCCACCGCCAAGAGTACTTGCGGTTGCGGCAGCTCGTTCTCAATGTAA
- the iscU gene encoding Fe-S cluster assembly scaffold IscU, translating to MPYSAQILEHYNNPRNVGSLSQTDPNVGTGLVGAPECGDVMKLQIKVNPATGVIEDAKFKTFGCGSAIASSSLATEWLKGKTVDQALSIRNTEIVEELALPPVKVHCSVLAEDAIKAAIKNFQEKQTNVEASELVAAK from the coding sequence ATGCCATATAGTGCACAGATTCTGGAACATTACAATAATCCGCGCAACGTCGGCAGCTTGAGCCAGACCGATCCCAATGTGGGAACGGGCCTGGTCGGGGCACCGGAATGCGGCGACGTGATGAAACTGCAAATCAAAGTCAATCCCGCCACCGGGGTGATTGAAGATGCCAAGTTTAAAACCTTCGGCTGCGGTTCCGCCATTGCGTCCAGCAGCCTGGCTACCGAATGGCTCAAGGGCAAAACGGTCGATCAGGCCCTGAGCATCCGCAACACCGAAATCGTCGAAGAACTGGCCCTGCCCCCGGTGAAAGTTCACTGCTCCGTCCTGGCCGAAGATGCAATCAAGGCTGCGATCAAGAACTTTCAGGAAAAGCAAACCAACGTGGAAGCATCCGAACTGGTTGCTGCCAAGTAA
- a CDS encoding IscS subfamily cysteine desulfurase — translation MKLPIYMDNNSTTRVDPRVVDVMLPFFTEKYGNAASRNHAYGWEAEEAVEEARNQIADLINASGKEIIFTSGATESNNLAIKGVAQMYKKKGNHIITVVTEHKAVLDPCKRLEREGFQVTVLDVDSYGRVSADQIREAMTDKTILVSVMAANNEIGTLHPIKSIGKLCKEKGVLFHTDAVQAVGKIPVDVEDMGIDLLSLTAHKIYGPKGIGALYVRKKDPRVRLEAQMDGGGHERGMRSGTLAVPSIAGLGMACQIANKEMAEESKRVFRLREKLRKGIMDKLPESFLNGHPEERLPGNANISFAYVEGEGLMMGIKDVAVSSGSACTSASLEPSYVLKALGVGDELAHSSIRFGIGRFTTEEEVDYVVNLVVKEVNRLREMSPLFEMAQAGIDLKSVQWSAH, via the coding sequence ATGAAATTGCCGATTTACATGGACAATAATTCGACCACTCGGGTTGATCCCCGAGTCGTCGATGTCATGCTGCCCTTTTTCACCGAAAAATATGGCAACGCGGCCAGCCGCAACCACGCCTACGGTTGGGAAGCCGAAGAAGCCGTTGAAGAAGCTCGCAATCAGATCGCCGATCTGATTAATGCCTCGGGCAAGGAAATCATCTTCACCAGCGGTGCCACCGAAAGCAACAACCTGGCCATCAAGGGTGTTGCTCAAATGTACAAGAAAAAAGGCAACCATATCATCACGGTTGTCACCGAGCACAAAGCCGTGCTGGATCCCTGCAAGCGGCTGGAACGCGAAGGTTTCCAGGTCACCGTTCTCGACGTCGACAGCTACGGGCGAGTTTCGGCCGATCAGATCCGCGAAGCGATGACCGACAAGACGATTCTGGTCAGTGTCATGGCGGCCAACAACGAAATCGGCACTCTGCATCCGATCAAATCGATCGGGAAATTGTGCAAGGAAAAAGGCGTTTTATTCCACACAGACGCCGTGCAGGCCGTGGGCAAGATCCCCGTCGATGTGGAAGACATGGGCATCGACCTTCTGAGCCTGACCGCTCACAAAATTTATGGCCCTAAAGGCATCGGTGCCCTCTACGTTCGTAAGAAAGATCCTCGCGTTCGTCTGGAAGCTCAGATGGACGGCGGCGGCCACGAACGCGGAATGCGATCGGGCACGCTGGCCGTGCCTTCGATAGCGGGACTGGGTATGGCCTGCCAGATTGCGAACAAGGAAATGGCCGAAGAATCCAAGCGAGTTTTCCGCCTTCGCGAGAAGCTCCGCAAGGGAATCATGGATAAACTTCCGGAAAGTTTTCTGAACGGCCATCCGGAGGAACGCTTGCCCGGCAACGCCAACATTAGCTTCGCCTACGTGGAAGGCGAAGGGCTGATGATGGGTATTAAGGATGTGGCGGTTTCTTCCGGCTCGGCCTGCACCAGCGCCAGCCTCGAACCCAGCTATGTGCTGAAAGCTCTGGGTGTCGGAGACGAGCTCGCTCACTCCAGCATCCGCTTTGGAATTGGCCGATTCACGACCGAAGAAGAAGTCGATTACGTGGTCAATCTGGTCGTCAAGGAAGTGAATCGCCTGCGTGAGATGTCTCCTCTGTTCGAAATGGCCCAGGCCGGGATCGACTTGAAGTCGGTTCAATGGAGCGCTCACTAA
- a CDS encoding RrF2 family transcriptional regulator, which produces MALLSKKTDYALLILVYLHNHGTGASAREIADEYHLSRPFVANILKELCQRGFVASHRGVKGGYVLTRSAGSITIKEILQNLEEGFQLASCAGLEHEENHEDCTMLGTCPIKLPIQDLHRRLLEVLERVTLADLIQPRMNMQTLQTVLTVKDSLNSGSIS; this is translated from the coding sequence ATGGCTCTTTTAAGTAAAAAGACCGACTACGCGCTCCTGATCCTAGTCTACTTGCACAACCATGGAACTGGTGCAAGTGCTCGCGAAATCGCCGATGAGTACCATCTCAGCCGGCCTTTCGTGGCGAATATCCTGAAAGAACTCTGCCAACGGGGATTCGTTGCCAGCCATCGCGGCGTCAAAGGCGGTTACGTCCTGACTCGCTCGGCCGGCAGCATCACCATTAAAGAGATCCTTCAGAATCTGGAAGAAGGGTTCCAACTGGCCTCCTGTGCGGGGCTGGAACACGAAGAGAATCACGAAGACTGTACGATGCTCGGCACCTGTCCGATCAAGTTGCCGATACAGGATCTGCACCGGCGGCTTCTGGAAGTTTTAGAACGGGTGACCTTGGCGGATTTAATACAGCCTCGAATGAATATGCAAACTCTGCAGACCGTTCTGACAGTGAAAGATTCTCTGAATTCTGGAAGTATATCGTAG